A segment of the Thermococcus sp. 21S9 genome:
CGTCAATCGTATAATGCTTTACTGCCCCAAACTTCAAAGCCTTCTCTTCAATTTTCTTGAAGTCATCTTTCTGCCCAACATCCACTGTGACTGTTATCACTTCCGCGTTCAGCTTCTCTTGCATCATCTTCAATATAACTGAAGTATCCAATCCTCCCGAATACGCTAA
Coding sequences within it:
- a CDS encoding argininosuccinate synthase domain-containing protein produces the protein MKVVLAYSGGLDTSVILKMMQEKLNAEVITVTVDVGQKDDFKKIEEKALKFGAVKHYTID